From the Solanum lycopersicum chromosome 10, SLM_r2.1 genome, one window contains:
- the LOC101261865 gene encoding E3 ubiquitin-protein ligase PRT6 isoform X3 produces the protein MLLRSYGDLFCLTFNTFSTMVLKFHQLLQRKMVKEEKLMLLEQRIRHLSIWTRVFIMRLDILGVPAEYLELLQPGLVAYVKNNKSQIAELVPALFPTNEEAVEIIAEQQIQSPRSMVSSSVNVKDLFQESMEWIQWLMFDGEPSRALEQLEDTGQRGVCGAVWGNNDIAYRCRTCEHDPTCAICVPCFQNGNHKDHDYSIIYTGGGCCDCGDVTAWKREGFCSKHKGAEQIQPLPEEFANSMGPVLDLLLSCWRKRFLFPDSISGRNPRKNDHSTELKMVTDELTSAVVKMLLKFCKHSESLLSFISRRVSSSAGLLDILVRAERFMIIEENVKKIHELLLKLLGEPQFKYEFAKVFLSYYPTVVNEATSECNDSVYNKYPLLSTFSVQIFTVPTLTPRLVKEMNLLPMLLGCLGDIFASCAGEDGKLQVMKWSNLYETTLRVVEDIRFVMSHSVVPRYVTHERRDILRTWMKLLAFVQGANPQKRETGIHVEEENENMHLPFVLGHSIANIHSLLVSGAFSTSSTEDGADAFFNTHREDFEDQDSQRHAKVGRLSQESSVCSMAGRSPLEHASRVLEVHYDSSPISSSVLCLTFECLRAIENWLIVDNTSGPLLHILCPKTSSTPGNNFSVLKKTLSKFRRGREMFKSQSPPSNDVRLVTSAEGYNKQYSNPSLNGRTILDSGLGSGQEPACLGGHDDSMLEGDNASELGELRLLSLSDWPDIVYKVSLQDISVHNPLQRLLSMVLQKALGKCYGENAQPVASSAKLSSSVHYDFFGHILGVYHPQGFSAFIMEHALRIRVFCAQVYAGMWRRNGDSAILSCEWYRSVRWSEQGLELDLFLLQCCAALAPADLYISRILERFELSNYLSFNLERPSEYEPALVQEMLTLIIQILKERRFCGLTSSECLQRELVYRLSIGDATHSQLVKSLPRDLSKIDKFQEVLDKIAIYSNPSGMNQGMYKLRLPYWKELDLYHPRWNSRDLQVAEERYMRFCNASALTTQLPGWSKIYPPLGRIAEVATCRTVLQIVRAVVSYAVFSDASNASCAPDGVLLRALHLLSLALDICHAHRESGEHSCSNGDVIPILALACEEISVGKFGDQSLLSLLVLLMRKHKKENYFVEAGMLNLLSLVESVLKKFAELQPECMKKLQDLAPDVVNQLSRSFPAGDMNSFKSVSDSDKHKAKARERQAAMLEKMRVQQSKFLASIDSKTDVAADDSKHGKDLCDSDGRPRSEEATPVICSLCRDPNSRSPVSYLILLQKSRLLSCTNRGPPSWEQTRRPGKEPTSCAKHVPNISSERSNLSRSSEITSSSCLMQLIQNKVNEFALEGQPKEVEAFLEYIKEKFPSMKNIQPSCASSTVKKKTSSSFEMLEEHMYSLIWEEMDANSWNWDLLKNDRKLSALGDNGSAESLLLGRYISALSRECSPSASTNSRKAQLESSMLLPTYNGFGPSDCDGIYLSSCGHAVHQGCLDRYLSSLKERYTRQIVFEGGHIVDPDQGEFLCPVCRGLANSVLPALPAETKRSTPSLSTDPSDAVGLPTLRFQEVLFLLQSAADVAGSREILQSLPVQQFGQMRVNLDYVVRILCEMYFPDKDKISESGRLSHSLILFDTLKYSLISTEIAARSGNTSLAPNYSLGALYKELKSTNCFILALLLSIVQSTRSKDSLTVLLRLRGIQLFVKSICSDISADEYPDSPIVGGNMQDILEFSETELQYPDIQFWKRCSDPVLAHDAFSSLTWVLYCLPCQFLSCEKSFLCLVHLFYVVTITQIVITYSRKLQSSLSMSGCSDSLVTDIYRIIAENGVAYKDFDSNHIETHDVKDAIRSLSFPYLRRCALLWKLVRSSVSAPFSGGSNILDGLPYSMGETMECGGNIPVEFNEIEKLEKLFKIPPLDDVISDETVRFVVPSWLRRFSKQFEARMLNGAMYSSPAVPFKLMLLPHLYQDLLQRYIKQNCPDCGVVLEEPALCLLCGRLCSPNWKPCCRESGCQTHAMACGAGTGVFLLIKKTTVLLQRSARQASWPSPYLDAFGEEDSGMNRGKPLYLNEERYAALTHMVV, from the exons ATGCTTTTGAGGTCATATGGAGACTTATTTTGTTTAACGTTCAATACTTTTTCTACAATGGTCTTGAAGTTTCACCAGTTATTACAACGGAAGATGGTTAAGGAGGAGAAGCTTATGTTATTGGAACAAAGAATCAGACACTTATCTATTTGGACTAGAGTATTCATAATG AGGCTTGACATTCTTGGAGTTCCGGCTGAGTATTTGGAACTACTACAGCCTGGTTTAGTTGCTTACGTGAAGAATAATAAGTCACAGATAGCAGAGTTGGTCCCTGCACTTTTTCCTACTAATGAGGAGGCAGTGGAGATTATTGCAGAACAACAAATACAGTCTCCAAGATCCATGGTCAGCTCAAGCGTTAATGTTAAAGATTTATTCCAAGAAAGTATGGAGTGGATACAGTGGTTGATGTTTGACGGTGAACCAAGTAGAGCTCTGGAGCAACTGGAAGACACTGGTCAGCGTGGTGTTTGTGGGGCTGTTTGGGGTAACAATGACATTGCATATCGTTGCCGTACGTGTGAGCATGATCCAACATGTGCAATATGTGTTCCATGTTTCCAGAATGGAAACCATAAGGACCACGATTACTCTATTATTTATACAGGTGGTGGTTGCTGTGATTGTGGAGATGTTACTGCATGGAAAcgtgaaggattttgttccaAACACAAAGGAGCTGAGCAGATTCAACCTCTTCCAGAAGAGTTTGCAAACTCAATGGGGCCTGTACTAGATTTATTACTGTCTTGTTGGAGAAAAAGGTTTCTATTTCCAGATAGCATCTCTGGGAGAAATCCTAGAAAAAATGATCATTCTACTGAGCTCAAAATGGTGACAGATGAGTTAACATCTGCAGTGGTAAAGATGCTATTGAAGTTCTGTAAGCATAGTGAAAGTTTGCTTAGTTTTATCTCTAGGAGAGTATCTTCTTCAGCAGGCTTACTAGATATTCTTGTGAGGGCAGAGAGGTTTATGATCATTGAAGAAAATGTCAAGAAGATTCATGAATTGCTGTTGAAATTGTTGGGTGAACctcaatttaaatatgaatttgcAAAAGTATTTCTGAGCTATTATCCTACTGTTGTGAATGAGGCAACAAGTGAATGCAATGATTCAGTTTATAACAAATATCCACTACTATCAACATTCTCAGTGCAGATATTTACGGTGCCTACTTTGACCCCACGTCTTGTGAAGGAAATGAATCTTCTACCCATGCTGTTGGGATGTTTAGGGGACATATTTGCGTCTTGCGCTGGAGAAGATGGTAAATTGCAG GTCATGAAATGGTCAAATTTGTATGAAACTACTCTCCGTGTGGTTGAAGACATCCGATTTGTCATGAGTCATTCTGTTGTACCTAGATATGTAACTCATGAACGACGAGATATATTGAGAACATGGATGAAACTATTGGCTTTCGTGCAAGGAGCGAACCCACAAAAAAGAGAAACTGGCATTCATGTAGAAGAAGAGAATGAAAATATGCATTTGCCTTTTGTTTTGGGTCATTCTATTGCAAATATTCACTCACTTTTGGTAAGTGGTGCTTTCTCTACGAGTAGTACTGAAGATGGTGCCGATGCTTTCTTCAACACACACAGAGAGGATTTTGAAGACCAAGATAGCCAAAGACATGCAAAAGTGGGAAGGCTATCACAGGAAAGTTCTGTATGCAGTATGGCTGGGAGGAGTCCATTAGAACATGCATCCAGGGTTCTTGAAGTACATTATGATAGTTCTCCAATATCATCATCTGTTTTATGCTTAACATTTGAGTGCCTGAGGGCCATTGAAAATTGGCTGATAGTTGATAACACTTCGGGACCTCTCCTTCACATATTATGTCCGAAAACAAGTTCTACTCCCGGCAATAATTTCTCTGTGTTGAAAAAAACACTCTCAAAGTTTAGAAGAGGCAGAGAAATGTTTAAATCTCAGAGTCCTCCTTCAAATGACGTTAGACTCGTGACTTCTGCTGAAGGTTATAATAAACAATACTCTAATCCTTCCCTGAATGGTCGGACTATCTTGGATTCTGGCCTGGGTTCGGGCCAAGAACCAGCTTGTCTTGGTGGTCATGATGACAGTATGCTGGAAGGAGATAATGCATCTGAATTAGGAGAACTGCGGTTGCTGAGTTTGTCTGATTGGCCTGATATAGTATATAAAGTTAGTCTGCAGGATATATCAGTTCACAATCCGTTGCAGCGATTACTTTCAATGGTTTTACAGAAGGCACTAGGCAAATGCTATGGGGAGAATGCACAACCAGTTGCTAGTTCTGCTAAGTTGTCATCTTCTGTCCATTATGACTTTTTTGGCCATATTTTGGGAGTCTACCACCCACAGGGTTTTTCTGCCTTCATTATGGAACATGCACTTCGGATTAGGGTGTTTTGTGCTCAGGTTTATGCTGGAATGTGGCGTAGGAATGGTGATTCTGCTATATTATCCTGTGAGTGGTATCGCTCTGTCCGCTG GTCTGAGCAGGGTCTGGAGCTTGACCTCTTTCTGCTACAATGCTGTGCTGCACTAGCACCAGCTGATTTATATATCAGTAGAATTTTAGAACGTTTTGAGTTATCAAATTACCTCTCGTTCAATCTTGAACGTCCTAGTGA GTACGAACCTGCTTTAGTTCAAGAGATGCTTACtcttattattcaaatattgaAAGAACGACGGTTTTGTGGGCTAACCTCGAGTGAATGTTTGCAAAGAGAATTAGTATATAGACTATCAATTGGTGATGCCACTCATAGTCAGCTGGTGAAGTCTCTTCCTCGCGACCTGTCCAAGATTGATAAATTTCAGGAAGTTTTGGACAAAATCGCAATTTATTCAAATCCATCTGGCATGAACCAG GGTATGTACAAATTGCGATTGCCCTATTGGAAGGAACTGGATCTTTACCATCCTCGTTGGAATTCGAGGGATTTGCAAGTAGCCGAAGAGAGATATATGCGTTTCTGTAATGCATCGGCATTGACCACTCAGCTTCCAGGATGGAGCAAGATTTATCCACCACTTGGTCGTATAGCTGAAGTAGCTACCTGTAGGACAGTCCTCCAAATTGTCCGTGCTGTTGTATCATATGCTGTGTTTTCTGATGCATCAAATGCTTCATGTGCTCCAGATGGTGTTCTGTTAAGAGCACTGCATTTGCTGTCATTAGCATTGGATATTTGTCATGCACATAGGGAATCTGGTGAACATAGTTGCTCTAACGGAGATGTTATTCCAATTTTAGCTCTAGCTTGTGAAGAAATATCAGTGGGTAAATTTGGTGATCAGAGCTTGCTATCTCTTCTCGTGTTGTTAATGAGGAAACACAAGAAAGAAAATTACTTTGTGGAGGCTGGAATGCTTAACCTCTTATCTTTGGTTGAAAGTGTTCTGAAGAAATTTGCTGAACTGCAACCTGAATGCATGAAAAAATTGCAAGATCTTGCTCCAGATGTGGTCAATCAGTTATCTCGATCCTTTCCAGCTGGTGATATGAATAGCTTCAAATCAGTTTCAGATAGTGATAAGCATAAGGCTAAAGCTCGAGAGAGACAAGCTGCTATGCTG GAGAAGATGAGGGTTCAACAATCCAAGTTTTTAGCAAGCATTGATTCCAAAACAGATGTTGCCGCAGATGATTCTAAACACGGCAAAGACTTATGCGATTCAGATGGTAGACCTAGATCTGAAGAGGCTACTCCTGTTATCTGCTCTCTTTGCCGTGATCCAAATTCTAGAAGTCCTGTATCTTACCTAATTCTTCTTCAG AAATCCAGGCTTCTCAGTTGCACCAACAGAGGTCCTCCTTCATGGGAACAAACTCGCCGCCCTGGGAAAGAGCCCACGTCTTGTGCCAAACATGTGCCAAACATTTCATCTGAAAGGAGCAATCTTTCAAGAAGTTCAGAAATTACTTCATCATCTTGTTTAATGCAATTAAtccaaaataaagtaaatgagTTTGCTTTAGAAGGACAACCTAAGGAAGTGGAAGCATTTCTGGAATATATCAAGGAAAAATTCCCCTCAATGAAGAACATTCAACCCTCTTGCGCATCAAGCACTGTAAAGAAAAAGACATCCTCTTCCTTCGAGATGCTAGAAGAACACATGTACTCGTTGATTTGGGAAGAAATGGATGCTAATTCATGGAACTGggatcttttaaaaaatgataggaAACTATCAGCTTTGGGTGATAATGGGAGTGCTGAGTCACTTCTGCTTGGAAGATACATTTCTGCTCTTTCAAGAGAATGTAGTCCTTCTGCATCAACGAATAGCCGCAAGGCACAATTGGAGTCAAGTATGCTGCTTCCAACATACAATGGATTTGGTCCATCAGATTGTGATGGAATATATCTTTCATCCTGTGGGCATGCTGTGCATCAGGGATGTCTTGACCGCTATTTATCTTCACTAAAGGAAAG ATATACCAGACAAATTGTTTTCGAAGGGGGTCATATTGTTGATCCTGATCAG GGGGAGTTTCTCTGTCCTGTATGCCGTGGACTTGCTAACTCAGTTCTGCCAGCATTACCTGCCGAAACTAAAAGGTCAACACCGTCTCTTTCAACTGATCCATCAGATGCTGTAGGCCTTCCAACGCTTCGTTTTCAAGAAGTTTTATTTCTCCTGCAAAGTGCAGCTGATGTTGCTGGAAGTAGAGAGATTTTACAGAGTCTTCCAGTGCAGCAATTCGGGCAGATGAGAGTAAATCTTGATTATGTGGTTCGGATATTGTGTGAAATGTATTTTCCGGACAAGGATAAGATTTCAGAATCTGGTAGGCTTAGTCACTCTCTGATTTTGTTTGACACACTCAAGTACTCCCTTATATCGACAGAAATTGCTGCTCGATCTGGGAATACTTCTTTAGCTCCAAACTACAGCCTTGGTGCTCTGTACAAAGAACTCAAATCTACAAACTGTTTTATATTAGCCTTATTACTAAGCATTGTACAAAGCACACGGTCAAAGGACTCACTTACTGTCCTGTTGAGGTTAAGAGGAATTCAGCTGTTTGTGAAGTCTATATGCTCAGACATTTCTGCAGATGAGTATCCAGATAGTCCTATTGTTGGAG GTAATATGCAAGACATCTTGGAATTTTCTGAGACGGAATTACAGTACCCTGATATTCAGTTCTGGAAACGATGCTCTGATCCAGTTCTTGCACATGATGCTTTTTCATCATTAACGTGGGTGTTATATTGCCTCCCATGCCAATTTTTGTCGTGCGAGAAATCATTCCTGTGTCTTGTTCATCTTTTCTATGTTGTCACTATTACTCAG aTTGTAATTACCTATAGTAGAAAGCTTCAAAGTAGTTTATCTATGTCAGGATGTAGTGATTCTCTAGTTACTGACATCTATAGAATAATTGCGGAAAATGGAGTGGCTTACAAAGATTTTGATTCTAATCATATTGAAACACATGATGTCAAAGATGCAATCCGTAGCCTGAGTTTTCCTTATTTAAGAAGATGCGCATTGTTGTGGAAATTGGTTCGTTCTTCTGTATCAGCACCATTTAGTGGCGGCAGTAACATATTAGATGGATTACCATATTCAATGGGTGAAACAATGGAATGTGGGGGAAACATACCAGTTGAGTTCAATGAGATTGAAAAGTTGGAGAAGTTATTTAAGATTCCCCCACTTGATGATGTTATTAGTGATGAAACAGTACGTTTTGTGGTTCCAAGTTGGCTGCGTCGTTTCTCCAAGCAGTTTGAAGCTCGCATGTTGAATGGTGCTATGTATTCTAGCCCTGCAGTTCCATTTAAACTGATGCTTTTGCCTCATCTTTACCAGGACCTCCTACAGAG GtatattaaacaaaattgtCCAGACTGTGGAGTTGTTTTGGAGGAGCCGGCATTGTGCTTATTGTGTGGTAGACTCTGCTCTCCGAATTGGAAGCCATGCTGCAG GGAAAGTGGGTGCCAAACACATGCAATGGCATGTGGAGCGGGTACTGGGGTGTTCTTATTAATCAAA AAAACGACAGTGTTACTTCAAAGATCTGCTCGTCAGGCATCATGGCCTTCCCCATACTTAGATGCATTTGGTGAAGAG GATTCTGGAATGAATCGTGGAAAGCCATTGTACCTAAATGAGGAACGCTATGCAGCCTTAACTCATATG GTGGTATGA